The following coding sequences lie in one Mycobacterium gordonae genomic window:
- a CDS encoding DUF6131 family protein, whose protein sequence is MIVLGIVLIVLGLLLPSVAPTFAFAHLVVVVGVILLVVGLILMALGRMGRAVGGRRHYY, encoded by the coding sequence ATGATCGTTTTGGGAATCGTCCTTATCGTCCTTGGGCTCCTACTCCCCAGTGTCGCCCCCACCTTCGCCTTCGCCCATCTCGTTGTGGTTGTCGGCGTCATCCTCCTGGTTGTAGGGCTGATACTGATGGCGCTGGGACGGATGGGCCGCGCCGTCGGCGGCCGTCGTCACTACTACTGA
- a CDS encoding fatty acid desaturase family protein: protein MAITNVAEYAHLSAADLEALATELDAIRRDVENSRGADDAAYIQRAIVFQRCLDLVARALIGGSRSRAGLAVGTLALAAAKSIENMELAHNIGHGQWDWMNDPEIHSTTWEWDMVGPSSQWRYSHNYRHHVFTNVVGVDDDLGYGVLRVARDQQWKPSNLLQPLRHLLLAVTFEWGIALHDLYSEQDRSETDAQKSAQTRRLLRKIVRQAGKDYLLWPALCGRHWKQVLFANALANLFRNLWAYTVICCGHFADGAEKFTPHALEGETKPQWYLRQMLGSANFRAGRVMAFMSGNLCYQIEHHLYPDLPSNRYAQIARRVETICTKYDLPYTTGSLARQYLLTVRTIVKLALPDRFLHATCDDAPETSSEKKFVNSAQRPGLRDNRNEALRGLASTIGKRKPHQRRVARRRWQLAAVIS from the coding sequence ATGGCCATCACCAACGTAGCCGAGTACGCCCATTTGAGCGCTGCGGATCTCGAGGCGCTCGCCACCGAGTTGGACGCGATCCGCCGTGACGTCGAGAATTCGCGCGGCGCCGACGACGCAGCTTACATCCAGCGCGCGATCGTGTTTCAACGCTGCCTCGATCTCGTCGCCCGAGCGCTGATCGGCGGCAGTCGCAGCAGGGCAGGGCTGGCTGTCGGCACGCTGGCACTGGCCGCGGCAAAAAGCATCGAGAACATGGAACTGGCCCACAATATCGGCCACGGGCAATGGGATTGGATGAATGACCCTGAAATCCACTCCACCACATGGGAGTGGGACATGGTCGGGCCGTCCTCCCAGTGGCGGTATTCCCACAACTACCGGCATCACGTCTTCACCAACGTGGTCGGCGTCGACGACGACCTCGGGTACGGGGTACTCCGGGTTGCCCGCGACCAGCAATGGAAGCCCAGCAATCTGCTGCAGCCGCTACGACATCTGTTGCTGGCGGTCACTTTCGAATGGGGTATCGCGCTCCACGATCTCTACTCCGAGCAAGACCGCTCCGAGACCGACGCTCAGAAGTCCGCGCAGACTCGGCGCCTGCTTCGCAAGATCGTGCGCCAAGCGGGCAAGGATTACCTGCTCTGGCCCGCGCTCTGTGGGCGGCACTGGAAGCAAGTCCTTTTCGCCAACGCGTTGGCCAACCTGTTCCGTAATCTATGGGCCTACACCGTGATCTGTTGCGGCCATTTCGCCGATGGCGCCGAGAAATTCACGCCTCATGCACTTGAGGGTGAGACCAAGCCGCAATGGTATCTGCGACAAATGTTGGGTAGTGCTAACTTTCGCGCCGGCCGGGTGATGGCATTCATGAGCGGGAACCTTTGCTATCAGATCGAGCACCACCTGTATCCCGACCTGCCCAGTAACCGCTATGCGCAGATCGCCCGGCGGGTAGAGACGATCTGCACGAAGTACGACCTGCCGTATACCACTGGATCGCTGGCCCGCCAGTACCTGCTCACCGTACGCACGATCGTCAAACTCGCCCTGCCGGATCGATTCCTGCACGCCACGTGTGATGACGCCCCAGAAACCTCGTCCGAGAAGAAATTCGTCAACTCCGCGCAGCGACCAGGTCTGCGCGACAACCGAAACGAAGCATTACGCGGACTCGCGAGCACAATAGGCAAGCGCAAACCTCATCAACGCCGCGTCGCCAGGAGGCGTTGGCAATTGGCCGCGGTGATCAGCTGA
- a CDS encoding AMP-binding protein: MVLVTWGSGLITAPTNRVIATIHNSVEVLRYGGLKTGSLPSPFQIVQRCEMYRLRRYFPDTVNQSARPPVILVPPMMMSANVFDVTTDQGAVGILHALGLDPWVVDFGSPDRETGGLERTLSDHVVALSRVVDSVCERTGRTVHLAGYSQGGMFCYQTAAYRRSEGLASVITLGSSVDSLSGLPFGIPVALAGRGAQLIADHVFNRLSVSGWMARTGFQLLDPVKTVRARWDFLRQLHDREALLPREQQRRFLQVEGWVAWSGPAVAELLRQFVVHNRMMAGGAVIDGRLITLAEITCPVLAFIGEIDDIGQLASVRGIRRAAPRAEVSEIVLRAGHFGLVVGSTAAKQTWPTVGEWILWQEGRGPRPASVHRMDATPGGEIDGAPGLSSRVAHSAGVLADLGVGVGLGLADAVTGAARSSREIAGAAVRTLPQLARLGRLQPHTRVSLGALMAEQVTRAPEEECFLFEDRVLTNKAVDRRIDEAVRGLIEAGIRQGTHVGVLMDTSPDAVTAIAALSRLGAVAVLLPPDADLATAVRLCEVVDIVTDTGHLVAAAATGARVLVLGSRATDVGRTVPGRVVELGRPDQPRARPPKWYRPNPGKASDLAFVFFSTTAGRAMVKEVTNHRWALSAYGTATAAALDRGDTIYCLTPLHHPSCLMVGLGGAIAGGSRIALTRGVHPTRFADEVHRYGVTVVSYTWSMLLELVEAASPELAEHHPIRLFIGSGMPVGLWRKVTKRFAPARVLEFYASSEGDAVLANVTGTKIGAKGRPLPGSAQIRLAAYDPATSLFIQDDDGFVRACAQDEIGVLMAKPRSGLDAAHVSMRSVFAQGDTWISTEHLFRRDGDGDYWFVDNRNTVIHSVRGPVFCQPICDALGNIAAIELAVVYPVAGDTHDLAVAAVTLGKGGILTAELLTSALSGLPRNERPAIVHIVDRLTLTPSYRPLSTVLRRAGLPRPGKKIWYHDLISGRYRRSQVTSGQATPSSRS, encoded by the coding sequence GTGGTACTGGTGACGTGGGGTAGCGGCCTGATAACCGCTCCCACGAACCGGGTGATCGCGACCATCCACAATAGCGTCGAGGTGCTGCGCTACGGAGGTCTGAAGACTGGATCTCTTCCGTCACCGTTCCAGATCGTCCAGCGGTGTGAAATGTACCGGCTGAGAAGGTACTTCCCCGACACCGTCAACCAATCCGCGCGGCCGCCGGTAATACTTGTTCCGCCGATGATGATGTCGGCCAACGTCTTCGACGTCACCACCGACCAAGGCGCCGTTGGGATATTGCACGCCCTGGGCCTGGATCCGTGGGTGGTGGATTTCGGCTCTCCAGATCGTGAGACCGGTGGCCTCGAACGCACGTTGAGCGATCATGTCGTCGCGTTAAGCCGGGTCGTCGATTCGGTATGCGAACGCACCGGGCGGACGGTGCATTTGGCGGGCTACTCCCAGGGTGGCATGTTCTGCTATCAAACCGCGGCCTACCGCCGTTCCGAAGGCTTGGCCAGTGTGATCACGTTAGGAAGCTCGGTCGATTCGCTCAGCGGCCTGCCGTTCGGGATTCCCGTAGCCTTGGCGGGCCGTGGCGCACAATTGATTGCCGATCATGTCTTCAACCGTCTGTCCGTATCCGGATGGATGGCCCGCACCGGGTTTCAGCTTCTGGACCCCGTCAAGACGGTTCGGGCACGATGGGACTTTCTGCGACAACTCCATGACAGAGAGGCGTTACTGCCCAGAGAGCAGCAACGTCGGTTCCTTCAGGTGGAAGGCTGGGTGGCGTGGTCGGGGCCGGCGGTCGCTGAACTGTTGCGGCAATTCGTGGTTCATAACCGCATGATGGCCGGTGGCGCGGTGATTGATGGCAGGTTGATCACACTCGCCGAAATCACCTGTCCGGTACTTGCTTTCATTGGTGAGATCGACGACATAGGCCAGCTCGCGTCGGTGCGAGGAATCCGGCGCGCCGCACCTCGTGCCGAGGTTTCCGAGATAGTTTTGCGCGCGGGTCATTTCGGGCTCGTCGTGGGATCTACCGCAGCCAAACAGACCTGGCCCACCGTCGGCGAATGGATTCTCTGGCAGGAGGGCCGAGGACCCAGGCCCGCAAGCGTGCATCGGATGGACGCCACCCCGGGCGGCGAGATCGATGGCGCGCCCGGGCTTTCCTCGCGGGTGGCTCACTCGGCGGGTGTGCTGGCCGATCTTGGCGTCGGAGTGGGCCTGGGGTTGGCCGACGCTGTGACCGGAGCAGCGCGCAGCAGCCGGGAGATCGCGGGTGCGGCCGTGCGAACACTGCCCCAACTGGCACGACTCGGAAGGCTGCAGCCCCATACCCGGGTGTCCTTGGGCGCCTTGATGGCCGAACAGGTGACCAGAGCACCCGAGGAAGAATGCTTCCTCTTCGAAGATCGGGTCCTCACCAACAAGGCCGTTGATCGACGCATCGACGAGGCGGTGCGCGGACTCATAGAAGCCGGAATCCGCCAGGGCACCCACGTCGGTGTGTTGATGGACACCAGTCCCGACGCGGTAACCGCGATCGCGGCGCTCTCGCGGTTGGGCGCCGTGGCGGTGCTGCTACCCCCGGATGCCGACCTGGCCACTGCCGTGCGACTGTGCGAGGTGGTCGACATTGTCACGGACACAGGTCATCTGGTGGCTGCCGCCGCGACCGGTGCCAGGGTCCTGGTCCTCGGTAGTCGTGCCACAGACGTCGGGCGAACGGTGCCGGGGCGCGTCGTCGAACTGGGCCGCCCCGACCAGCCTCGCGCACGGCCGCCAAAGTGGTATCGACCCAACCCTGGCAAGGCGAGCGATCTCGCCTTCGTGTTCTTCAGTACGACCGCGGGGCGCGCAATGGTCAAGGAGGTCACCAATCATCGATGGGCACTGTCTGCCTATGGCACAGCCACCGCCGCCGCCCTCGACCGCGGCGACACAATCTATTGCCTGACGCCGTTGCACCATCCCTCATGCCTGATGGTCGGCCTCGGCGGCGCGATCGCCGGCGGGTCGCGCATCGCCTTGACACGCGGCGTTCACCCGACACGGTTCGCCGACGAAGTCCACCGATATGGCGTCACGGTGGTGAGCTACACCTGGTCCATGCTGCTGGAACTGGTAGAGGCCGCGTCGCCTGAACTCGCTGAACATCACCCGATCCGCCTTTTCATCGGTTCCGGCATGCCAGTTGGTCTGTGGCGAAAAGTCACCAAGCGATTCGCGCCGGCTCGGGTGCTGGAGTTCTACGCCTCGAGCGAGGGGGATGCCGTGCTGGCCAATGTCACTGGCACGAAGATCGGGGCCAAGGGGAGGCCGCTGCCCGGCAGTGCCCAGATTCGGCTCGCGGCCTACGATCCGGCCACGAGCCTGTTCATCCAGGATGACGACGGGTTCGTACGCGCTTGTGCCCAGGATGAGATCGGCGTGCTGATGGCGAAGCCGCGCTCCGGGCTCGATGCCGCACATGTGTCGATGCGCTCGGTCTTTGCTCAGGGTGACACCTGGATCAGCACAGAGCATTTGTTCCGCCGCGACGGCGATGGCGACTACTGGTTTGTCGACAACCGGAATACCGTGATCCATTCGGTGCGCGGACCCGTCTTTTGCCAGCCGATTTGCGACGCGCTCGGCAACATCGCCGCGATCGAACTCGCCGTGGTCTACCCCGTTGCCGGTGATACCCACGACCTCGCCGTCGCTGCGGTGACCCTTGGCAAGGGCGGCATCCTCACCGCGGAGCTGCTGACCTCCGCGTTAAGCGGCCTCCCCCGGAATGAGCGTCCCGCCATCGTCCACATTGTCGACCGGCTAACACTGACGCCCTCATACCGCCCATTGTCAACCGTTCTGCGCCGGGCCGGACTGCCCAGGCCGGGGAAGAAAATCTGGTACCACGACCTCATCAGCGGTCGCTACCGACGATCCCAAGTCACATCTGGCCAAGCCACCCCGTCCTCGCGTTCGTGA
- a CDS encoding GAF and ANTAR domain-containing protein — protein MAEFDAQPGRETAPQPELSPAQLEADEAELYAGLRGVAGLVAGGHGVIELLGDVAQFAAQAIPGADGVGVALVDNQHALSSIRTWAATEMLVHDIDTVQYEELNEGPCLTCMQSRRPVVSGSLGSDSRWPHFGGRVARMGVHSALALPLIVGDHVIGSINAYAKRRDAFGEHAVQLGSQFGRPAAVSVYNAQLLASAQERTMRLKRALDSRSVIDQAIGILRSRSGGSAGEAFDRLTEMSQAQNVKLHTLAERLVEEAARRARARRT, from the coding sequence TTGGCAGAGTTCGACGCCCAGCCCGGTCGCGAAACAGCGCCGCAGCCCGAACTCTCCCCTGCCCAGCTGGAAGCAGACGAGGCCGAACTCTATGCCGGGCTTCGCGGAGTGGCCGGGTTGGTGGCCGGCGGCCACGGCGTGATCGAACTGCTCGGAGACGTCGCGCAGTTCGCTGCGCAGGCAATTCCGGGTGCCGACGGCGTGGGTGTCGCCCTGGTCGATAATCAGCATGCGTTATCCAGCATCCGGACCTGGGCGGCCACCGAGATGCTGGTTCACGACATCGACACCGTTCAATACGAAGAGCTCAACGAGGGGCCGTGCCTGACCTGTATGCAATCGCGGCGGCCCGTAGTGAGTGGGTCACTGGGCAGCGACAGTCGATGGCCGCACTTCGGTGGCCGGGTAGCCCGGATGGGAGTCCACTCTGCCCTGGCGTTGCCGTTGATCGTCGGCGATCACGTGATCGGCTCGATCAATGCCTATGCCAAACGCCGGGACGCTTTCGGGGAACACGCCGTTCAGTTGGGTTCGCAGTTCGGTAGACCTGCCGCGGTATCGGTGTACAACGCGCAGTTGTTGGCCAGCGCGCAGGAGCGGACGATGCGGTTGAAGCGGGCGCTGGACAGCCGCTCTGTGATCGATCAGGCGATCGGCATCCTTCGCAGCCGGTCGGGCGGCAGCGCGGGTGAGGCGTTCGACCGCCTCACCGAAATGAGCCAAGCCCAGAACGTCAAGCTGCACACCCTGGCCGAGCGACTGGTCGAAGAAGCCGCGCGGCGCGCCCGCGCACGGCGGACCTGA
- a CDS encoding GAF and ANTAR domain-containing protein produces MEFTDSPHGAPLRSEQLSPDDTDLREAIASLASLVTNHRRLPELLAEVAAFAVRAIPGADGAGVTLLNVDKADNMVAALAASAPFVAEIDEIQYVTVNEGPCITAALERRTVRSGSLGGEKMWPRFGPRVGRLGVHSALSLPLLLPDRVVGAINVYAYGRDVFDEHAAEFGELFAKPAAVAVYNAQILSDALALSVQLQTALSTRPVIDQAIGIIRGRTGRTADEAFAQLRVMSQSEHRKLADVARQLVDQAVRRAHAHSRADPDNPV; encoded by the coding sequence GTGGAGTTCACCGACAGCCCTCATGGAGCCCCGCTGAGGTCGGAGCAACTCAGTCCCGACGACACCGATCTGCGCGAGGCGATCGCCAGCCTCGCGAGCCTGGTCACCAACCATCGCCGATTGCCTGAGTTGCTGGCGGAGGTCGCGGCGTTCGCGGTGCGCGCGATCCCGGGGGCCGACGGCGCCGGAGTCACGTTGCTGAACGTGGACAAAGCGGACAACATGGTTGCCGCGTTGGCGGCCAGCGCTCCCTTCGTTGCCGAAATCGATGAAATTCAATACGTGACCGTCAACGAGGGGCCCTGCATCACCGCAGCGCTGGAACGTCGCACCGTCCGTTCCGGTTCGTTGGGCGGGGAGAAAATGTGGCCGCGATTCGGTCCGCGGGTGGGCAGACTGGGGGTGCACAGCGCGCTGTCGCTGCCGCTGTTGCTCCCTGATCGGGTCGTCGGGGCGATCAATGTATATGCTTACGGCAGAGACGTTTTCGATGAACATGCCGCTGAGTTCGGTGAGTTGTTCGCCAAACCCGCGGCCGTCGCCGTGTACAACGCGCAGATCCTCTCGGACGCCCTTGCGCTCTCCGTTCAGTTGCAGACGGCGCTGTCCACCCGTCCCGTGATCGATCAGGCGATCGGAATCATCCGCGGACGTACGGGACGCACCGCTGACGAGGCTTTCGCACAATTGCGGGTGATGAGCCAATCCGAGCACCGGAAGTTGGCTGACGTGGCGCGGCAGCTTGTTGACCAAGCCGTGCGCCGCGCGCACGCTCATTCACGCGCTGATCCCGATAACCCGGTGTAA
- a CDS encoding anti-sigma factor antagonist (This anti-anti-sigma factor, or anti-sigma factor antagonist, belongs to a family that includes characterized members SpoIIAA, RsbV, RsfA, and RsfB.), producing the protein MIEKLFDTAAQPGRATFAVPNSGRHDTQLARWDTHRAKSSVTIVTARGEIDGSNAKALTKYLLAEMPQCRSLILDISRLEFFGAAGFSTLKATADSCTEAGIRWALVPNATVARVLDICDPKGSLPAADTVDAALILIRHLVPMPHIGNRDKVSV; encoded by the coding sequence ATGATAGAAAAGCTTTTTGACACTGCGGCCCAGCCCGGTCGCGCGACTTTCGCCGTACCGAACAGCGGGCGGCACGATACCCAACTGGCGCGATGGGACACCCACCGGGCGAAGTCGTCGGTCACCATCGTCACGGCCCGAGGCGAAATCGACGGTTCGAACGCAAAGGCACTCACCAAGTACCTACTCGCCGAGATGCCACAGTGCCGCTCGCTCATCCTCGATATTAGCCGCCTGGAATTCTTCGGTGCCGCAGGATTTTCCACGTTGAAGGCGACAGCGGATAGCTGTACGGAGGCTGGAATACGGTGGGCATTGGTACCTAACGCCACCGTCGCAAGGGTGCTAGACATCTGCGATCCGAAAGGCTCGCTGCCGGCCGCCGATACCGTCGATGCGGCCCTGATCCTCATCCGGCATCTGGTTCCGATGCCGCACATCGGCAACCGTGACAAGGTATCGGTGTGA
- a CDS encoding alpha/beta fold hydrolase — MHSADRTVTQHIKAGPVFAGRTPTVPKRSRMRLNSGTVSFTKAGSGPAVLLIHGLGSTSQTWRHLLPGLARTHTVIAPDLPGHGRSGPPAGGFSLGAHACTMRDLLLTLGFSRVSIIGHGLGGGVALQSAYQFPERIERVALISGGGLGADVAPILRAAALPGADKVVAALSAVPAGLTQRLFAILPILIGHSDGNVLAGTLRRLTDDYQRQAFLQTARTITDWHRQSMGAHCQLGLLSEVPMLFAWGADDKAVLPIHHRAFARRVRHAITVEIADAGHYPHETAPAQVLSALQTFLAATQPFRYVEDHWVRRLVCAEPIGVGPEPLRKAPASDELVTT; from the coding sequence ATGCATAGTGCCGATCGGACTGTCACGCAGCACATCAAAGCAGGGCCTGTCTTTGCCGGAAGGACGCCGACGGTGCCCAAGCGGTCCCGGATGCGGCTGAACTCGGGCACCGTCTCTTTTACGAAGGCCGGAAGCGGACCCGCCGTGCTACTCATCCACGGTCTGGGCAGCACGAGTCAAACCTGGCGGCACCTCCTCCCGGGACTGGCACGCACGCATACGGTTATTGCCCCCGATCTTCCTGGCCATGGCCGGTCAGGTCCCCCGGCCGGTGGGTTTTCGCTGGGAGCTCACGCGTGCACGATGCGTGATCTGCTCCTCACGCTGGGCTTTTCCCGGGTAAGTATCATCGGTCACGGACTCGGCGGCGGTGTCGCGCTGCAGAGCGCGTATCAGTTCCCGGAGCGTATCGAGCGTGTCGCCTTGATCAGTGGTGGCGGTCTCGGCGCCGACGTCGCTCCCATCCTGCGGGCGGCCGCCCTCCCGGGTGCCGACAAGGTCGTCGCCGCACTCAGCGCCGTTCCAGCGGGTTTGACTCAGCGACTGTTCGCCATCCTGCCGATACTTATCGGACACTCCGATGGCAACGTGCTCGCCGGCACGTTGCGCCGATTGACCGACGATTACCAACGGCAGGCGTTCCTGCAGACGGCACGCACAATCACCGACTGGCACCGGCAGTCGATGGGCGCACATTGCCAACTGGGTCTGCTCAGTGAGGTCCCGATGCTGTTCGCCTGGGGTGCCGATGACAAGGCCGTGCTCCCGATACACCATCGCGCCTTCGCCCGCCGCGTCCGCCATGCGATCACCGTTGAGATTGCCGACGCGGGGCACTACCCACACGAAACCGCACCGGCCCAGGTGCTCTCGGCGCTCCAGACGTTCTTGGCCGCGACCCAGCCTTTCCGCTACGTCGAAGATCACTGGGTTCGACGACTCGTCTGCGCCGAGCCGATTGGCGTCGGCCCCGAACCGCTCCGAAAAGCGCCCGCATCCGACGAACTGGTGACGACCTGA
- a CDS encoding fatty acyl-AMP ligase encodes MSRFTETMYATAQSSSNGLITGEPDCPVRHMWGEVHERARQIAGGLAAVGVGPGDAVAVLAGAPAEIAPTAQAIWMRGASLTMLHQPTPRTDLRRWAAETTSVIEVIGAAAIAISDPFMAAVPLLSELGLTVLVISELLDSRPIDPVETGDDDLALLQLTSGSTGSPKAVQISHRNVVSNAQAMFTGARMNIDTDVIVSWLPLFHDMGMVGFLTVPMFFGAELVKFTPLDFLRDNLLWARLIDKYRGTMTAAPNFAYKMFARQLRTQAAAGQFDLSSLRWALSGAEQVEPADVEDFCKAGRPFGLRPEAMLPAYGMAETTLAVSFTECDTGLLVDEVDADLFAVLNRAIPAKSGNTRRFATLGRLLDGMEARVVDEFGNLLPDRGVGVFQLRGEPVTLGYSTIAGFVSAQDDQGWYDTGDLGYLTEAGRVVVCGRVKDVIIMAGRNIYPTDIERAAGRVSVVRPGGAVAVRLNRGHARETFAVAVESRCWQNPVEVRRIEQQVAHEVVAEVDVRPRNVVVLEPGMIPKTPSGKLRRATASVLLA; translated from the coding sequence ATGAGCAGATTCACCGAAACCATGTACGCCACCGCTCAATCGAGTTCGAATGGCCTCATCACCGGAGAGCCGGACTGTCCTGTCCGGCATATGTGGGGCGAGGTGCACGAGCGGGCCCGCCAGATCGCGGGCGGCTTGGCCGCCGTCGGCGTCGGGCCTGGTGATGCGGTCGCGGTCCTGGCCGGCGCCCCGGCCGAGATCGCTCCGACGGCGCAGGCCATCTGGATGCGCGGCGCCTCCCTGACCATGTTGCACCAGCCCACCCCGCGCACTGATCTGCGACGCTGGGCCGCCGAAACCACCTCCGTCATCGAGGTGATCGGTGCGGCGGCGATCGCGATCTCGGACCCGTTCATGGCCGCCGTGCCGTTGCTGTCCGAGCTGGGGCTGACGGTGCTGGTGATTTCCGAGCTTCTCGACAGCCGCCCGATTGATCCGGTGGAGACCGGCGATGACGACCTAGCGCTACTGCAGCTGACGTCGGGCTCCACCGGCTCACCCAAGGCCGTCCAGATCAGTCATCGCAACGTCGTGTCCAACGCGCAGGCGATGTTCACCGGTGCGCGAATGAATATCGACACTGACGTGATCGTGAGCTGGTTGCCCCTGTTTCACGACATGGGCATGGTCGGATTCCTCACCGTACCAATGTTCTTCGGCGCCGAGCTGGTGAAGTTCACGCCACTGGACTTCCTTCGCGACAACCTGCTCTGGGCCAGGCTCATCGACAAATACCGGGGCACCATGACGGCCGCGCCGAACTTCGCATACAAGATGTTCGCCAGACAGCTTCGCACGCAGGCCGCCGCCGGCCAGTTCGACCTCTCCAGCCTGCGCTGGGCACTGTCGGGCGCCGAACAGGTCGAGCCGGCCGATGTCGAAGACTTCTGTAAGGCGGGACGGCCATTCGGATTGCGGCCGGAGGCGATGCTGCCCGCGTACGGGATGGCCGAAACGACCCTCGCGGTGTCGTTCACCGAATGCGACACGGGACTTCTGGTCGACGAGGTAGACGCGGACCTTTTCGCGGTACTGAACCGCGCCATTCCGGCCAAGAGCGGTAACACTCGTCGGTTCGCCACGCTGGGGCGTCTGCTGGACGGAATGGAGGCGCGCGTCGTCGATGAATTCGGCAACCTGCTTCCCGACCGGGGCGTCGGGGTATTCCAGTTACGCGGAGAGCCGGTGACGTTGGGCTACTCAACGATCGCCGGTTTCGTGTCGGCCCAGGACGACCAGGGCTGGTACGACACCGGCGATTTGGGTTATCTCACCGAGGCGGGGCGCGTCGTGGTGTGTGGCCGAGTAAAGGACGTGATCATCATGGCCGGCCGAAACATCTACCCGACCGACATCGAACGTGCCGCCGGTCGTGTCTCGGTCGTCCGGCCCGGGGGTGCGGTGGCCGTGCGCCTGAATAGAGGCCACGCACGCGAGACATTTGCTGTCGCTGTGGAATCCCGCTGCTGGCAGAACCCGGTCGAGGTGCGACGGATCGAACAGCAGGTGGCCCACGAAGTCGTTGCCGAGGTCGATGTCCGGCCACGCAACGTCGTCGTGCTCGAGCCAGGGATGATCCCGAAGACTCCCTCGGGCAAGCTGCGGCGGGCCACTGCGTCGGTGCTCCTGGCCTGA
- a CDS encoding glycosyltransferase, producing MIMSPPEPRFDHLSRLTDRRGAVHRACLAVPCTQHGYRTDDMARMLVVASREADSGGAVNGLARVAMQFLNDAQSYAGPCRNRMDSKGRWEDEPSVGDAWGHCIWGLGTAAAHSDVGLIRRLAVIQFERAAKVRAPRPRSMAFAALGAAELLSVDPGHRPARELLTDYAAAAAAPKRNAAWPWPEPRLTFANAVIPEAIIAAAVTFGDSTLLNQGLDLLGWLLGHETAGGHLSPTPAAGRGPADLRPAFDQRPIEVSTLADACARACAVDKGSIWRDGILAAAAWFSGANDAQQLMWDPETGGGFDALLADGVDQNQGAEATLAVLSTMQHTRRLSIVRQ from the coding sequence ATGATCATGTCCCCACCGGAGCCGAGATTCGACCACCTGTCGCGTCTGACCGACCGGCGCGGCGCGGTCCACCGTGCCTGTCTGGCCGTACCCTGCACCCAACATGGTTACCGCACCGACGATATGGCCCGGATGCTCGTCGTGGCTTCTCGAGAGGCCGACTCTGGTGGGGCGGTCAATGGCCTTGCGCGCGTTGCCATGCAGTTCCTCAACGATGCGCAGTCCTACGCCGGACCCTGCCGCAACCGGATGGATAGTAAGGGCCGTTGGGAGGATGAGCCCTCGGTGGGGGACGCCTGGGGGCACTGCATCTGGGGACTGGGAACTGCCGCGGCGCACAGTGACGTCGGGCTGATCCGCCGATTGGCTGTCATTCAATTCGAACGTGCGGCAAAGGTGCGAGCACCCCGGCCTCGGTCGATGGCGTTCGCGGCGTTGGGCGCCGCCGAACTCCTGTCCGTCGACCCCGGGCACCGCCCCGCTCGTGAACTTCTCACCGACTACGCCGCCGCGGCAGCCGCGCCGAAGCGAAATGCGGCCTGGCCGTGGCCTGAGCCGCGACTTACTTTCGCGAACGCGGTGATCCCGGAGGCGATCATCGCGGCGGCTGTCACGTTCGGCGATTCGACCCTGCTGAACCAGGGCTTGGATCTGCTGGGTTGGCTGCTTGGACACGAGACAGCAGGGGGGCATCTATCGCCCACCCCGGCGGCCGGCCGAGGCCCCGCCGACCTTCGGCCCGCGTTTGATCAGCGCCCGATCGAAGTGTCCACGCTGGCCGACGCGTGTGCGCGTGCCTGCGCTGTTGACAAGGGTTCGATCTGGCGCGACGGGATCCTGGCCGCCGCGGCCTGGTTCTCCGGTGCCAATGACGCGCAACAGCTCATGTGGGACCCGGAGACCGGCGGCGGGTTCGACGCACTGCTCGCCGACGGCGTGGACCAGAACCAAGGCGCGGAGGCGACGCTGGCAGTGCTCTCGACGATGCAGCACACCCGGCGCTTGTCGATTGTGCGGCAATGA